The Borrelia hispanica CRI genome has a window encoding:
- the acpP gene encoding acyl carrier protein, producing MDQNEIFKKVRSIISEQLDKKEDEITMESRFVEDLGADSLDIYELLYLLEEAFDDKIPENEASEFETIGDVVAFIEKKKG from the coding sequence ATGGATCAAAATGAGATTTTTAAAAAGGTTAGGTCTATTATATCCGAGCAGCTTGACAAGAAAGAAGATGAGATTACTATGGAATCTAGGTTTGTTGAAGATCTTGGTGCAGACAGTCTAGATATTTATGAGCTTTTATATTTACTTGAAGAAGCATTTGATGATAAAATTCCAGAAAATGAAGCTAGCGAGTTTGAGACTATAGGTGATGTTGTTGCTTTTATTGAAAAGAAGAAGGGTTAA
- the trmD gene encoding tRNA (guanosine(37)-N1)-methyltransferase TrmD — translation MRITILSLFPSIITPFFENSIMKKVVDKGIISYEVISIRDFSKDKNKRCDDVPYGGGAGMVLKVQPIVDALEYVNANSKTTIFVSPSGLKYTQKLAYDLSKKDELVIICGRYEGLDQRVIDLYVDLEISVGDYVLSSGEVAALVIIDSVYRLLDGVINPSSLCEESFSFESGLLEYPHYTRPYEFRNLKVPDVLLSGHHEEIKKWRFIKSVEKTKKNRFDLYLKYLEMRGEKNDGFDKKN, via the coding sequence ATGAGAATTACAATTCTCTCTTTATTTCCTTCAATCATTACTCCATTTTTTGAAAATTCAATAATGAAAAAGGTTGTAGATAAGGGTATCATAAGTTATGAAGTCATATCTATTCGTGACTTTTCTAAAGATAAAAACAAAAGATGTGATGATGTCCCTTATGGTGGGGGTGCAGGTATGGTTTTAAAAGTACAACCTATTGTTGATGCTCTTGAATATGTAAATGCAAATTCAAAGACTACGATATTTGTAAGTCCGTCTGGATTGAAGTATACTCAAAAATTGGCTTATGACTTGTCAAAGAAGGATGAACTTGTTATAATTTGTGGGAGATATGAAGGGCTTGATCAACGTGTGATTGATTTGTATGTTGATCTTGAAATTTCAGTTGGAGATTATGTTTTGTCTTCAGGTGAAGTTGCAGCTCTTGTTATAATAGATAGTGTATATAGATTATTAGATGGTGTAATAAATCCTAGTTCTTTGTGTGAGGAATCTTTTAGTTTTGAGTCTGGTTTGCTTGAATATCCTCATTATACTAGGCCTTATGAATTTAGGAATTTGAAAGTTCCTGATGTGCTTTTATCGGGGCATCATGAAGAAATAAAGAAATGGCGATTTATTAAGTCAGTTGAAAAAACTAAAAAAAATAGATTTGATTTGTACCTTAAATATTTGGAAATGAGAGGAGAAAAAAATGATGGATTTGATAAGAAAAATTGA
- a CDS encoding CCA tRNA nucleotidyltransferase, whose product MNLGNNTKDIIKISQIFNNHNYEFFLVGGALRDLLLKKIPYDFDFTTNATPKEIMKLFPKNIQTGIKHGTISIIFNKKIFEITTYRIDIDYDNKRSPKQIKFTKNLKEDLKRRDFTINAIAMHTLNFEIIDYYNGQQDLNKKIIKCIGDPNKRFEEDALRILRAARFASTLNFTIEKNTLISMKYKKNNILFLSKERINNEFIKLLDGENPTKGIKYLQKINFFKYFFNIEINKKLIKKITLLHRNKFYLKAIVIFTIKQDISNLKQNLKLLKFSNKDIKLILLYKTTINTIHTLNPKKLHHIRIFLSKTTRENYKETLDIYKALKGKNNKFKLIKNKIKNNKLLRDPLSLKELQINGNDVKKFQLRTNKNTGKILNHLLNEVLIEPKLNKKEILLQKIKDQYSQYF is encoded by the coding sequence ATGAATCTAGGTAATAACACTAAAGATATAATAAAAATTAGTCAAATCTTTAATAACCATAACTATGAATTTTTCCTTGTAGGAGGCGCATTAAGAGACTTACTTCTTAAAAAGATACCTTATGATTTTGATTTTACAACAAATGCAACTCCAAAAGAAATAATGAAATTATTTCCAAAAAATATACAAACAGGAATAAAACATGGAACAATAAGTATAATCTTTAATAAAAAAATCTTTGAAATCACAACTTATAGAATAGACATAGATTATGACAATAAACGATCTCCTAAGCAAATAAAATTTACAAAAAATTTAAAGGAAGACTTAAAAAGACGAGACTTCACAATAAATGCAATCGCAATGCATACACTTAACTTCGAAATAATAGATTACTACAATGGACAACAAGATCTTAATAAAAAGATAATAAAATGTATAGGGGATCCAAACAAACGATTTGAAGAAGATGCTCTTAGAATCCTTAGAGCTGCAAGATTTGCATCCACACTTAATTTTACAATTGAGAAAAATACATTAATTTCCATGAAATACAAAAAAAACAATATTTTATTTCTATCAAAAGAAAGAATTAATAATGAATTTATTAAACTTTTAGATGGAGAAAATCCAACAAAGGGAATTAAATATTTACAAAAAATAAACTTTTTTAAATATTTTTTTAACATAGAAATAAACAAAAAATTAATAAAAAAAATTACTCTTTTACATAGAAATAAATTTTATTTAAAAGCAATAGTTATTTTTACTATAAAACAAGACATATCAAATTTAAAACAAAACTTAAAATTACTCAAGTTTTCAAACAAAGACATTAAACTAATATTATTATATAAAACAACTATCAACACAATTCATACATTAAATCCCAAAAAATTACATCATATTAGAATTTTTTTAAGCAAAACTACCAGAGAAAATTATAAAGAAACACTTGACATATATAAAGCTCTTAAAGGAAAAAACAATAAGTTTAAATTAATAAAAAACAAGATTAAAAACAATAAGCTATTAAGAGATCCGTTATCTTTAAAAGAATTGCAAATAAATGGCAACGATGTTAAAAAGTTCCAATTAAGAACCAACAAAAATACTGGTAAAATTCTCAATCATCTACTTAATGAAGTATTAATAGAGCCTAAATTAAACAAGAAAGAAATTTTGCTTCAAAAAATTAAAGATCAATATTCACAATATTTTTAA
- the rplS gene encoding 50S ribosomal protein L19, which translates to MDLIRKIEAKGKRTESFDFRVGDTIRVSYKIIEGTNERIQNFEGLVISIQNKGIGQTFLVRKISSGIGVEKIFPMHSPIIEKVQVLKRGKVRRAKLYYMRDRIGKAAMKIKERLDVKKLK; encoded by the coding sequence ATGGATTTGATAAGAAAAATTGAGGCTAAAGGAAAGAGAACAGAAAGTTTTGATTTTAGGGTAGGAGATACTATACGTGTTAGTTATAAAATCATAGAAGGAACTAATGAGAGAATTCAAAATTTTGAGGGTCTTGTTATATCTATTCAAAATAAAGGGATAGGTCAAACTTTTTTAGTGAGAAAAATTTCTTCAGGAATTGGAGTTGAAAAAATTTTTCCTATGCATTCACCTATTATCGAAAAAGTTCAGGTTTTAAAGAGAGGAAAAGTAAGACGAGCTAAGCTTTATTATATGCGAGATAGAATTGGTAAGGCTGCTATGAAAATAAAAGAACGTCTTGATGTTAAGAAACTTAAATAA
- the rimM gene encoding ribosome maturation factor RimM (Essential for efficient processing of 16S rRNA), whose amino-acid sequence MFVKGIILSSYGINGYAKVKSISNGFSDFFCLKNSKLVLKKNFCSSVEVTVEDVSLRNNSLLLKFREFNAPEPIKDLIGFELWVSDELASKLEKDEYYFSELIGYRVVNDGVEVGIVVSFFESSKSVLLEIKVGDRLFFVPFLDVYLGDINRELKTIELKVLELLQ is encoded by the coding sequence ATGTTTGTAAAAGGCATAATATTATCGTCTTATGGGATTAATGGATATGCTAAGGTTAAAAGCATATCCAATGGTTTTAGTGATTTTTTTTGTTTAAAAAATAGTAAATTAGTTTTAAAAAAAAATTTTTGTTCTTCAGTTGAAGTTACAGTTGAAGACGTATCTTTAAGGAATAATTCGTTATTATTAAAGTTTAGAGAATTTAATGCTCCTGAGCCCATTAAAGACTTAATTGGTTTTGAATTATGGGTAAGTGATGAACTTGCATCTAAATTAGAAAAAGATGAGTATTATTTTAGCGAGCTTATTGGGTATAGAGTAGTTAATGATGGGGTAGAAGTAGGAATTGTTGTATCTTTTTTTGAATCCTCAAAATCAGTTCTTCTTGAAATTAAGGTTGGAGATAGATTATTTTTTGTTCCTTTTTTAGATGTTTATCTTGGAGATATTAATAGGGAACTTAAAACTATTGAGCTTAAGGTATTAGAGCTCTTGCAATGA
- the fusA gene encoding elongation factor G, translating into MEIRNIGIMAHIDAGKTTTTERIIYYTGKTHKLGDVDSGNTVTDWMTQEQDRGITISSAAITCYWKNYQINIIDTPGHVDFTAEVERSLRVLDGGIVVFSAVDGIQAQTETVWKQASKYGIPRLAYVNKMDRVGANFFKVVEDIESKFGIVPVILQIPIGSESSFEGVIDIIRNKELHFEFRDGKPVVIEDMVREEFVETVEGFREKLINSLSNFSEKITELFLEYSVVDDSVIIEEIRRCTIEGLVIPVLMGTSLKNIGIEPLIDAIVDYLPNPFEKKINAHSLKTDRNMLLDPREEKKLSALVFKVQYFSAIAAHLYFIRVYSGELNSSKKVFNVAKNKREKFTRIFRVFSNKNEQIDAVKAGDIGAVIGLKYSITGDTLVEEGNDIILESLVFPEPVVLISIEPERASDDTKLKEVLEIIAKEDPTFSYREDKETGQLLISGMGELHLEIIIMRIKDDFKLNVYTGKPQVSYRESLSLTVNDIFEFVNIFSGKEINLKIGMILSPLSRGEGNKIEFECDVEPLFKAAIFRGITSSFSSGIIGYPIIDTLVKIISLNYDKVKISESAMESISGFAFNEFFRRASPIKLEPIMMLEIRTPIEYTGDVVSTLNAVGGMIHSISNIDDYEIIRAEAAFAKLFGYTSIFRSSTKGRGVFTMEFLYFKEKVE; encoded by the coding sequence ATGGAAATTAGAAACATTGGAATTATGGCACATATTGATGCTGGCAAGACTACTACTACAGAGAGAATTATATATTATACTGGTAAAACTCATAAGCTAGGAGATGTTGATTCTGGAAATACTGTTACTGATTGGATGACTCAAGAACAAGATAGAGGTATTACAATTAGTTCTGCTGCTATTACTTGTTATTGGAAAAATTATCAAATAAATATTATTGATACTCCTGGACATGTTGATTTTACAGCTGAAGTTGAGAGGTCTCTTCGTGTTCTTGATGGGGGTATTGTGGTATTTAGTGCTGTTGATGGAATTCAGGCACAAACTGAAACAGTTTGGAAACAGGCATCAAAGTATGGTATCCCAAGGCTTGCTTATGTTAATAAAATGGATCGTGTAGGAGCTAATTTTTTTAAAGTAGTTGAGGATATAGAAAGTAAGTTTGGTATAGTGCCAGTTATTTTGCAAATTCCAATTGGAAGTGAGAGTTCATTTGAAGGCGTTATAGATATCATTCGTAATAAAGAATTACATTTTGAATTTAGAGATGGTAAACCTGTTGTTATTGAGGATATGGTTCGTGAAGAATTTGTTGAGACTGTTGAGGGCTTTAGAGAAAAGTTAATAAATTCTCTTAGTAATTTTAGTGAAAAGATTACTGAACTTTTTCTTGAGTATTCTGTTGTTGATGATTCTGTTATAATTGAAGAAATTCGAAGATGTACCATTGAGGGTCTTGTTATTCCTGTTTTGATGGGTACTAGTCTTAAAAATATTGGTATAGAACCTTTAATAGATGCTATTGTGGATTACCTTCCAAATCCTTTTGAAAAAAAAATTAATGCTCATTCTTTAAAAACAGATAGAAATATGTTGCTTGATCCTAGAGAAGAGAAAAAATTGTCTGCACTTGTGTTTAAGGTTCAATATTTTAGTGCAATTGCTGCCCATCTTTATTTTATTAGGGTATATTCAGGAGAATTGAATTCATCTAAAAAAGTTTTTAATGTTGCTAAGAATAAACGTGAAAAATTTACAAGAATTTTTCGGGTTTTTTCAAATAAGAATGAACAGATTGATGCAGTTAAGGCAGGTGATATTGGGGCGGTTATTGGACTTAAATATTCTATAACGGGTGATACTCTTGTTGAAGAGGGAAATGATATTATTCTTGAATCTTTAGTATTCCCAGAGCCAGTTGTTTTGATATCTATTGAACCTGAGAGAGCATCTGATGATACTAAACTTAAAGAGGTTCTTGAGATTATTGCCAAAGAGGATCCTACTTTTAGTTATAGGGAAGATAAAGAAACGGGACAATTATTGATATCTGGAATGGGTGAATTACATCTTGAGATTATTATTATGCGTATTAAAGATGATTTTAAACTTAATGTTTATACGGGTAAACCTCAAGTAAGTTATAGAGAAAGTTTAAGTTTAACAGTTAATGATATATTTGAATTTGTTAATATCTTTTCTGGTAAAGAGATTAATTTAAAAATAGGAATGATTTTAAGTCCTTTGTCAAGAGGTGAAGGAAATAAAATTGAGTTTGAGTGTGATGTTGAGCCTTTATTTAAAGCTGCTATATTCAGAGGTATTACTTCTTCTTTCTCGAGTGGTATTATTGGCTATCCGATTATTGATACTTTGGTTAAGATTATTTCATTAAATTATGATAAGGTTAAAATTAGTGAATCTGCCATGGAATCAATATCTGGATTTGCATTTAATGAGTTTTTCAGAAGAGCAAGTCCTATTAAACTTGAACCTATTATGATGTTAGAAATTAGGACTCCTATTGAATATACAGGGGATGTTGTCTCTACATTAAATGCTGTTGGGGGGATGATTCATTCTATTAGTAATATTGATGACTATGAAATAATACGCGCAGAGGCAGCTTTTGCAAAGCTTTTCGGATATACTTCTATTTTTAGAAGTTCTACTAAAGGTAGAGGAGTTTTTACTATGGAATTTTTATATTTTAAAGAAAAAGTAGAGTGA
- the coaD gene encoding pantetheine-phosphate adenylyltransferase, with protein MRAALFPGSFDPITWGHIDLVKRASLIFDRVIVLVANNSNKSYLLSDIERYELTFEVIMSLGWTKIFVDKYDGVVLDYALKNNIGFIVRGVRAFHDFEFEFERYVVNNKLNSSIDTVFLPSSDKYLFVRSDLVKELIKNKNFNLSNFIPELVQKKLKSKFIDKLS; from the coding sequence ATGAGAGCAGCATTATTTCCTGGTTCATTTGATCCTATTACATGGGGACATATTGATTTAGTAAAAAGAGCTTCGTTAATTTTTGATAGAGTAATTGTTCTTGTTGCTAATAATAGTAATAAGAGTTATTTGCTTAGTGATATTGAAAGATATGAACTTACTTTTGAGGTTATTATGTCTTTAGGATGGACAAAAATTTTTGTGGATAAATATGATGGAGTTGTTTTAGATTATGCTTTAAAGAATAATATTGGTTTTATTGTAAGAGGTGTTAGAGCGTTTCATGATTTTGAATTTGAATTTGAGAGATATGTTGTTAACAATAAGCTGAATTCTTCAATAGATACAGTATTTTTACCAAGTAGTGATAAATATTTATTCGTAAGATCAGATCTTGTTAAGGAATTGATAAAAAATAAGAATTTTAATCTTTCAAACTTTATTCCGGAGTTGGTACAAAAAAAGTTGAAATCTAAATTTATTGACAAATTATCTTGA
- the badR gene encoding host adaptation transcriptional regulator BadR — translation MQGENMVSIRGGNRKKILLSLKNMQYSRTDLARKLSLTNAAVTILTNHMIKENILVEVGSKESDIKKHGRKEILLDINKDFAYSMGVIISSNYFQIGIANLKCEVLISETYSFEPPVSAYEILERIKDHMIEIIWKHNFSRDKFIGLGFSITGIIKDKESGIVNDSHGAWIEKDVPVKAILEEYFSLTVYLESYVKNLSLAEFMGKNVDNIMFFDYTDTAELSIWSDGNVYSGFNNKSGMVSHMVIDYGGEKNCPTCGNKGCVNMLISNFALQRLISKEFMNGEIPELYDKYESRLKKVTIYDIFALHDKYDFIHKIMEDTVKYLAIVIINIQRVLDFNYLVLYGQSFKLKSFFDLLKEEIKRLNKESIILKLSSLDTEVSVVGPASSVIFNKFYLTGGDID, via the coding sequence ATGCAGGGTGAGAATATGGTTTCAATTAGAGGTGGTAATAGAAAAAAGATACTCCTTAGTTTGAAGAATATGCAGTATTCAAGGACAGATCTGGCTCGTAAGTTATCATTGACAAATGCAGCTGTGACTATTCTTACTAATCATATGATAAAAGAGAATATTTTAGTTGAGGTTGGGTCAAAAGAATCAGATATTAAGAAGCATGGAAGGAAAGAAATACTTCTTGATATTAATAAAGATTTTGCATATTCAATGGGAGTGATTATTTCAAGTAATTATTTCCAGATAGGAATTGCTAATCTTAAATGTGAGGTTTTAATAAGTGAAACTTATTCTTTTGAACCACCAGTTAGTGCTTATGAGATATTAGAAAGAATTAAAGATCATATGATTGAAATTATTTGGAAGCATAATTTTTCAAGAGATAAATTTATTGGATTAGGTTTTAGTATTACTGGGATAATTAAGGATAAGGAATCTGGTATTGTTAATGATAGCCATGGTGCATGGATTGAGAAAGATGTTCCTGTGAAAGCTATATTAGAGGAATATTTTTCGCTTACTGTATACCTTGAAAGTTATGTAAAAAATCTTTCTCTTGCTGAATTTATGGGCAAGAATGTGGATAATATCATGTTTTTCGATTATACAGATACAGCTGAGCTTTCTATTTGGTCTGATGGTAATGTTTATTCTGGCTTTAATAATAAATCTGGTATGGTGAGTCATATGGTCATTGATTATGGAGGTGAGAAAAATTGTCCTACTTGTGGAAATAAGGGATGTGTTAATATGTTAATTTCTAATTTTGCACTGCAGCGTTTAATTTCGAAAGAATTTATGAATGGAGAGATTCCTGAGCTTTATGATAAGTATGAAAGTAGACTTAAAAAGGTTACAATATATGATATTTTTGCGCTTCATGATAAATATGATTTTATACATAAAATAATGGAGGATACAGTAAAATATTTGGCAATAGTTATTATTAATATTCAAAGGGTTCTTGATTTTAATTATTTAGTTCTTTATGGTCAAAGTTTTAAACTTAAGAGTTTTTTTGATTTACTTAAAGAGGAGATAAAAAGATTAAATAAAGAAAGTATAATATTAAAACTTAGCTCTCTAGATACTGAAGTATCTGTTGTTGGACCTGCTTCTAGTGTTATTTTTAATAAATTTTATTTGACAGGGGGAGATATTGATTAA
- a CDS encoding KH domain-containing protein: MKEYGNEIELIEFVVKSLVDKKDEVKLNVVEGEKSTILELRVSANDVGKIIGRRGRIARAIRTLLSACAAKTNRRVQLEILD; the protein is encoded by the coding sequence ATGAAAGAGTACGGTAATGAAATTGAACTTATAGAATTTGTGGTAAAATCTCTTGTGGATAAAAAAGATGAGGTTAAATTGAATGTAGTTGAAGGTGAGAAATCAACTATTTTGGAGTTAAGAGTTTCTGCAAATGATGTTGGAAAAATAATTGGAAGAAGAGGTCGCATTGCAAGGGCTATTAGGACGCTTCTTAGTGCTTGTGCTGCAAAAACAAATAGGAGAGTTCAGTTAGAAATTTTGGACTAA
- the rnc gene encoding ribonuclease III — MGSSVVKLDVDRKQKLNEFLMGLHIDFNDIYLLNMSLSHSSYANEFDQKYANNERLEFLGDSVLNLIITDYLYKFYPDKSEGELSKARSYIVSEDSLSSIARELNLGNYILLGRGEENNDGRNKKGILADAIEAFVGALYLDGGFSKASTFVVELFEVHIRLMFNRGDFKDYKSLLQEYVQKKYKISPSYKLAKELGPDHNKIFCVELYVNDKFVSNGKGKSKKEAEMIAAEMALKNIVNIDL, encoded by the coding sequence ATGGGTTCTTCAGTAGTGAAGTTGGATGTGGATCGAAAACAAAAGTTAAATGAGTTTTTAATGGGTTTGCATATTGATTTTAATGACATTTATTTGTTAAATATGTCTTTAAGTCATTCATCATATGCAAATGAATTTGATCAGAAATATGCTAATAATGAGAGATTGGAGTTTTTAGGAGATTCTGTTCTTAATCTTATTATTACAGATTATTTGTATAAATTTTATCCTGATAAGAGTGAAGGTGAGCTTAGTAAAGCTAGGTCTTATATTGTTAGTGAAGATTCTCTCTCTAGTATTGCTAGAGAACTTAATCTTGGTAATTATATTTTACTTGGTAGAGGTGAAGAAAATAATGATGGACGTAATAAGAAAGGCATTCTTGCAGATGCTATTGAAGCTTTTGTAGGTGCACTTTATCTTGATGGGGGCTTTTCAAAAGCCTCTACTTTTGTGGTAGAACTTTTTGAAGTACATATAAGGTTAATGTTTAATCGTGGTGATTTTAAAGATTATAAAAGTTTATTGCAAGAATATGTTCAAAAAAAATATAAAATTTCACCAAGTTATAAATTGGCTAAAGAGTTAGGTCCTGATCATAATAAGATTTTTTGTGTTGAACTTTATGTTAATGATAAATTTGTATCTAATGGAAAAGGAAAGTCTAAAAAAGAGGCTGAGATGATAGCAGCTGAAATGGCACTTAAAAATATTGTGAATATTGATCTTTAA
- the ffh gene encoding signal recognition particle protein gives MFENLSAGFRDFVKYVSGKAVINEKNIETAIDTIKNALIEADVNLRVVRRFVNSVVEEAKGIKVLRGVDPKSHFIKIVNDKLVNFLGDKHSELLLNPINKLSCILMLGLQGSGKTTTCAKLAMRLKSENRKVLLVAADTFRAAAIEQLKVLGAQIDISVFVLENEDSPIKVVKKSIEYARSELFDTLIIDTRGRLEVEDLLLREIIDIKNIVVPTETILVADAMTGQVAVNIAKKFNESVGITGVIFTKFDSDARGGAILSLKTICGAPIKFVGVGEKPEDLDIFYPDRVASRILGMGDVVTLVERAQSIIDKEEALKLEEKVRKANFNFEDYLNQFKYMRNMGGVSTLMGMLPGVSSEVLGRSVNERELKREEAIILSMTQRERRNPVILNNPSRKKRIALGSGTTLFEVNKLIKKFSQTVLMLKKMKNKSFQNKIASLFGGKGGMVD, from the coding sequence GTGTTTGAAAATTTAAGTGCAGGCTTTAGAGACTTTGTAAAGTATGTTTCTGGGAAAGCTGTTATAAATGAAAAAAATATTGAAACAGCTATTGACACTATTAAGAATGCCTTAATTGAAGCTGATGTTAATTTAAGGGTTGTAAGACGTTTTGTAAATTCTGTTGTAGAAGAGGCAAAAGGAATTAAGGTTTTAAGAGGTGTTGATCCTAAGTCTCATTTTATTAAAATTGTTAATGATAAGCTTGTAAATTTTTTGGGAGATAAACATTCTGAGCTTCTTTTAAATCCCATTAATAAATTATCTTGTATTTTAATGCTTGGTCTTCAAGGTTCTGGGAAGACTACAACGTGTGCAAAACTTGCTATGAGGCTTAAATCGGAGAATCGTAAAGTTCTTCTTGTTGCTGCAGATACATTTAGGGCCGCAGCAATTGAGCAATTGAAGGTTTTAGGTGCACAAATTGACATTTCTGTTTTTGTTCTTGAGAATGAAGATAGTCCTATTAAAGTTGTAAAAAAATCTATTGAATATGCTAGATCAGAGCTTTTTGATACTTTGATAATAGATACTAGAGGACGTCTTGAAGTTGAAGATTTATTGTTAAGAGAAATAATAGATATTAAAAATATTGTGGTTCCTACAGAGACAATATTAGTTGCAGATGCAATGACAGGTCAGGTTGCTGTAAATATTGCAAAAAAATTTAATGAGAGTGTAGGGATTACGGGTGTAATTTTTACGAAATTTGATTCTGATGCTAGGGGTGGTGCAATACTCTCGCTTAAGACTATTTGTGGAGCTCCTATTAAGTTTGTTGGGGTTGGTGAGAAACCCGAAGATCTTGATATTTTTTATCCAGATAGAGTTGCTTCACGAATTCTTGGTATGGGAGATGTTGTTACTCTTGTAGAGAGAGCTCAGAGTATTATAGATAAGGAAGAAGCTTTAAAACTTGAAGAAAAAGTTAGAAAAGCTAACTTTAATTTTGAAGATTATTTAAATCAATTTAAGTATATGCGTAATATGGGTGGGGTTTCTACTTTGATGGGAATGCTTCCTGGTGTGTCGTCAGAAGTGCTTGGTCGTAGTGTTAATGAGAGAGAACTTAAAAGGGAAGAAGCAATTATACTTTCTATGACTCAAAGAGAAAGGCGCAATCCTGTTATTTTAAATAATCCTTCAAGAAAGAAAAGAATAGCTTTAGGAAGTGGGACAACGCTTTTTGAAGTTAATAAACTTATTAAAAAATTTAGTCAAACAGTTTTAATGCTTAAAAAAATGAAAAATAAGAGCTTTCAAAACAAGATAGCATCTCTTTTTGGAGGTAAAGGAGGCATGGTAGATTGA
- the rpsP gene encoding 30S ribosomal protein S16 gives MSVRIRLKRMGAKKRPYYRIVVMDSSSPRDGRAIEELGYYHPVERQNQVKINKNKFQEWIDKGAIPSDTVKRILNKSNFKVDN, from the coding sequence TTGAGTGTTAGAATAAGATTAAAAAGGATGGGGGCAAAAAAGAGGCCTTATTATCGAATTGTAGTAATGGATTCTTCTTCGCCTAGAGATGGACGAGCTATTGAAGAGCTTGGGTATTATCATCCTGTTGAAAGGCAAAATCAAGTCAAAATAAATAAGAATAAATTTCAAGAGTGGATAGACAAAGGTGCTATTCCAAGTGATACGGTTAAGAGGATTTTAAATAAAAGTAATTTTAAAGTTGATAATTAG
- the rpmF gene encoding 50S ribosomal protein L32, giving the protein MAVPKFKPSKSRSRTRRSINMRKKIPQFQECSNCGNLAIRHRICAKCGYYRNSQYLELGL; this is encoded by the coding sequence ATGGCTGTTCCAAAATTTAAGCCTTCAAAGTCTAGAAGTAGGACGAGGCGCAGTATAAATATGAGGAAAAAAATTCCTCAATTTCAGGAATGTTCAAATTGCGGTAACCTTGCAATAAGGCATAGAATATGCGCAAAGTGTGGTTATTATCGAAATAGTCAATATTTAGAATTAGGATTATAG